The following are encoded together in the Aerosakkonema funiforme FACHB-1375 genome:
- a CDS encoding PDDEXK family nuclease — MKIVREVSLISKGSFAESQEWTVIQNEIRTAIELIVWPPGASNFTINPTRHGNGVKPIKNACMAALKENFGWQLETPINYATRAPGRIDATKTLDNHLFALEWETGNISSSHRAVNKLVLGLLRGVILGSALVLPSRRLYPYLTDRIGNYEELEPYFDIWRAVNLTEGFLAIFVVEHDFTDPNVARITKGTDGRALI, encoded by the coding sequence GTGAAAATTGTTCGAGAGGTATCGCTGATTAGTAAAGGTAGCTTCGCGGAATCGCAAGAATGGACTGTTATTCAAAACGAGATTCGCACCGCTATTGAATTAATCGTTTGGCCTCCTGGCGCATCAAACTTTACAATTAATCCTACGCGACATGGGAACGGAGTTAAACCTATTAAAAATGCTTGCATGGCTGCTCTTAAGGAAAATTTCGGTTGGCAACTTGAAACGCCGATAAATTATGCTACAAGAGCGCCAGGAAGAATAGATGCTACGAAAACATTAGATAATCATTTATTTGCACTTGAATGGGAGACAGGAAATATTTCATCGAGTCATCGTGCGGTTAACAAGCTAGTTTTGGGTCTGTTACGCGGTGTAATTTTGGGTTCAGCCTTAGTGCTTCCCAGTCGGCGACTTTATCCTTATCTGACTGACAGGATTGGCAACTATGAAGAACTAGAACCTTACTTCGATATTTGGCGTGCAGTTAACCTAACAGAAGGTTTTCTGGCCATATTTGTAGTTGAGCATGATTTTACCGATCCCAACGTAGCAAGAATTACCAAAGGAACGGATGGTCGCGCTTTAATCTAA
- a CDS encoding ATP-dependent Clp protease ATP-binding subunit, with protein MFEYFTDKAVKAVMLAQEEARRLGHNLVGTEQILLGLIGEGSSVAAKVLSDLGVTLPSARVEVEKIIGRGSRFVSAQIPFTPKVKRVFEQSFDEARQLGHNYIAPEHLLLGLIREETGVAAKVLENLGVDLTNVRMQLMEKLGDVAAVAVGGGQERGFSGGGGKTKTLDEFAINLTQQAAEGKLDPVVGREKEIERAVQILGRRTKNNPVLIGEPGVGKTAIAEGLAQRIANKSIPDILQDKQVYSLDMGLLIAGTRFRGEFEERLKTILDEVRQAGNIILVIDEVHNLIGTGAIQGSMDAANMLKPALARGELQCMGMTTLDEYRKHIERDAALERRFQPIMVGEPSVEETIEILYGLRSAYEQHHKVKISDDALVTAAKLSDRYISDRFLPDKAIDLIDEAGSRVRLSNTNSSATKELKQELRQVTKEKEEAVKVQDFEKAGEWRDRELEIEGKLKAIANNKQSDNAILPVVDEEDIAHIVSSWTGVPVNKIAASETELLLHLEDTLHQRLIGQHEAVTAVARAIRRARVGLKNPNRPIASFIFSGPTGVGKTELAKALAAYMFGSEEAMIRVDMSEYMEAHNVSKLIGSPPGFVGYDEGGQLTEAVRRRPYSVVLFDEIEKAHPDVFNALLQLLDDGRLTDAKGRTVDFKNTLIIMTSNIGSKAIEKGGGGIGFELSENITESNYNRVRSLVNDELKQYFRPEFLNRLDEIIVFRQLTKDEVKDISGIMLREVSSRLIEQGITLKATEKFTERLVKEGYNPAYGARELRRVIMRLLEDSLAEAMLSGRIQNGDTAIIDIGDDGEVQVRQAEQRELVLQTVG; from the coding sequence ATGTTTGAATACTTTACAGACAAAGCAGTTAAAGCGGTGATGCTAGCCCAGGAAGAAGCTCGACGCCTGGGGCACAACCTCGTGGGCACCGAGCAAATCCTGCTGGGGTTGATTGGAGAAGGAAGCAGCGTTGCTGCCAAAGTGCTGTCCGACCTCGGCGTTACCCTGCCAAGCGCACGGGTAGAGGTAGAAAAGATTATCGGTCGGGGTTCTCGCTTCGTTTCAGCGCAAATTCCTTTCACCCCCAAAGTTAAGCGGGTTTTTGAGCAATCTTTTGATGAAGCTCGTCAATTAGGGCATAATTACATTGCTCCAGAACACTTGCTGCTGGGATTGATCCGCGAAGAGACGGGTGTGGCGGCAAAGGTGTTGGAAAATCTGGGCGTTGACCTGACGAATGTCCGTATGCAGCTGATGGAGAAGCTGGGAGATGTGGCAGCTGTAGCTGTTGGCGGGGGTCAGGAACGGGGATTTTCTGGCGGTGGCGGGAAGACGAAGACTTTGGATGAGTTCGCCATCAATCTCACCCAACAAGCAGCTGAAGGTAAACTCGATCCGGTGGTGGGTCGCGAGAAGGAGATAGAACGCGCTGTGCAAATTCTCGGTCGTCGCACGAAGAATAACCCGGTGTTGATTGGAGAACCGGGTGTTGGCAAAACTGCGATCGCAGAAGGTTTGGCCCAGCGCATTGCCAACAAAAGCATTCCTGACATCTTGCAAGACAAGCAAGTGTACAGTCTGGATATGGGTTTGCTGATTGCAGGTACGCGCTTCCGAGGTGAGTTTGAAGAACGCCTCAAGACAATCCTGGATGAAGTGCGTCAAGCTGGCAATATCATCCTCGTAATTGACGAAGTTCATAACCTGATTGGCACTGGCGCAATTCAAGGTAGCATGGATGCTGCTAATATGCTCAAGCCTGCTTTGGCGAGAGGCGAGTTGCAGTGCATGGGGATGACGACGTTGGATGAATACCGCAAGCACATCGAACGGGATGCTGCTTTGGAACGTCGCTTCCAACCGATTATGGTAGGCGAACCTTCTGTCGAAGAGACGATCGAGATATTATATGGTTTGCGTTCTGCTTACGAGCAACACCATAAAGTTAAAATCTCCGATGATGCTCTGGTAACGGCAGCTAAGCTTTCAGACCGCTATATTAGCGATCGATTCTTGCCGGATAAAGCAATCGACTTAATCGATGAAGCTGGTTCTCGCGTTCGTTTGAGCAATACTAATTCTTCTGCAACTAAGGAACTGAAGCAAGAATTGCGTCAGGTAACTAAAGAGAAGGAAGAAGCGGTCAAAGTTCAGGACTTTGAGAAAGCGGGAGAATGGCGCGATCGCGAATTGGAGATTGAAGGTAAACTGAAGGCGATCGCAAACAACAAACAATCCGATAACGCCATCTTACCAGTTGTCGATGAAGAAGACATCGCCCACATCGTTTCATCTTGGACTGGCGTCCCCGTCAACAAAATCGCCGCATCCGAAACCGAGTTGCTGCTGCACTTGGAAGATACCCTGCACCAGCGCCTCATCGGTCAACACGAAGCGGTGACAGCCGTTGCGCGTGCGATTCGTCGCGCCAGAGTGGGATTGAAGAATCCGAACCGTCCGATCGCCAGCTTTATTTTCTCAGGCCCTACCGGAGTTGGCAAGACCGAATTAGCAAAAGCCTTAGCTGCTTATATGTTCGGTTCCGAAGAAGCGATGATTCGCGTCGATATGTCCGAATACATGGAAGCGCACAACGTCTCCAAACTCATCGGTTCCCCTCCCGGTTTCGTCGGTTACGATGAAGGCGGTCAACTAACAGAAGCAGTGCGTCGTCGTCCCTACTCCGTGGTGCTATTCGACGAAATCGAAAAAGCTCACCCCGATGTCTTCAACGCACTATTGCAACTGTTAGACGACGGTCGCTTAACGGATGCCAAAGGTCGCACGGTGGACTTCAAGAACACCCTGATAATTATGACCTCGAACATCGGTTCTAAAGCGATCGAAAAAGGCGGCGGCGGTATCGGTTTCGAGTTATCGGAAAATATCACCGAATCAAATTACAACCGCGTTCGTTCTCTAGTGAACGACGAACTCAAGCAATATTTCCGTCCCGAATTTCTGAATCGCCTCGATGAAATTATCGTCTTCCGTCAATTGACGAAAGATGAAGTCAAAGATATTTCTGGCATCATGTTGCGCGAAGTTTCCAGTCGCTTAATCGAACAGGGAATTACCTTAAAAGCCACCGAAAAGTTCACAGAACGTTTGGTGAAAGAAGGTTACAATCCTGCTTACGGTGCGAGAGAACTGCGCCGGGTAATTATGCGACTCTTAGAAGATAGCTTAGCCGAAGCAATGCTATCCGGTCGTATCCAAAACGGAGACACCGCCATTATCGATATTGGCGATGATGGTGAAGTGCAAGTACGACAAGCTGAGCAACGAGAATTGGTGCTTCAAACAGTTGGCTAA